The DNA sequence TGAATATCCGGTTAGTTTTAATGGAAAAGTACGTTTTAAAATTGAAATGCCTATTTCCGCTACTCCTAAAGAAATTGAAGAAGCAGTAATGGCCCATGAAAAAACACCGAATTATCTTGACGGCAAACAACCTAAAAAGATTATTGTAGTGCCTAAACGAATTGTCAATATTGTACTATAAATAGACTTGAAAAACCAATCCCAAAACGGATTGGTTTTTTTTATATTCCTTTATGCTATCTTTTATTAACTAATTAGTTGTTAATCCACCATCAACTGATAGAATCGCTCCGGTAATCCATCGGGCTTGATCGGAAGCCAGGAAAACAGCCGCCGCCCCAATATCTTCTACCGTTCCAATACTTCCCATCGGATATATAGATTTAATCATTGTATGAAAATTTGTTTTCCCTTCTTCGCTAAGTTGTTCTAAATTATATCGAAGAAGAGGCGTATCGATACTTCCCGGAGCAATAGCATTAACCCGAATTCCATCTTTTCCTGCCTCAAAAGCCAATGATTTAGTAAATGAATCTATACCGCCCTTAGTCATGGAGTAAGCAGTAGATTCTCTTCCCGGTAACATTCTGTGTGAAAAATAAGATGAAATATTAATTATATTTCCTTTAGATTTTTTCAAAGATTGATACAAATTTTGAGTCAGTATATAAGGTGCTTTCATATTAAGATTAATATGTTTATCTAACAAATCTTCAGATGTTTCTTCAAAAGGATTAAAACGACCGATTCCTGCATTATTGATTAACACATCAACTGTCTTTACTTTTTCTAAAATTAGTTTACCAACTGAAGGTAATTTATCAATTTCCGTTAAATCCGCAGAAATCAGAAAAACAGTTACGTGATACGACGAAAATTCTTCTTTGATGTTGTTTAATCTTTGAGGATCTCTGGCAATTAGAACAAGATTTGCTCTTTGTTGGGCGAAAGCACGAGCAATTCCCAAGCCTATTCCTTCTGTAGCGCCGGTTATAATAACATTTTTGTCTTTGATCATAGTGTTTAAATTTTAATTATATTTTATTGTTAAATATTTACATTTTATGCAAATTATTTACAATTACAAATTTAACTTTTATTTTGTATATTTACTTCAAATAATGTAAATAATTTACAAAATGAACGAAACCAATCATTTATCTTTCGATTTTAAATTTTTAGAGCAATTAATTGTGGGCATTGGCGAAGTTTCTCAAATAACGGGAATTCCTACCCGACAAATTAGGTATTGGGAAGATAAAGGAATTATCAAAAGTCTTACAGAACAGGAAGGAAAAAACAGAAGATACAATTATGAAAATATTAAAAAAATGATTCTAATAAAAGAATTATTGGAAGAAGGGTTTACATTAGATGCTGCGTCACAAAAATTAGACAGCCGAATACAAATGATTGAAAATGTATTAAAAAAGTTTTCCAACAAATAAAATCAGTATATAATAAATGGGTTGTTAAAAGATCATTTATATTGCAAAATATTATAATTAATCTTACTATAAATCATGCTTTACAGTAAATTATTTACCATCACAAAAAATTGTATTATTTCAACATGAAATTAATTTCGACGGTTATTTAAACGCTTCTGTTGGTAAATTCATTTCTGTTTAGCATATTTTAAATCTTATATTATAATGATTACTAAAGATGCATTACCTTTATAAATATTATAATAAAATGGTTTTTTATTGGAAATTAAAAAATAAAACGTATCTTTGTAATATATTTAGCGATCATTAATAAAATTACTTATCAAGAAAGGTGGAGGGAATTGGCCCTATGATACCTTAGCAACCCTCTTATATGAGTAGGTGCTGCATCCAACCGTAAAGGAAAGATAAGTCGAAACAGCTTACATACAAATACAAATAATACGAGCTTCTTTCGACCTACATAAAGAAGCTAATTCATAATTTAGCATTTAAATGGGAATCTTGTATAAGTTGTTTTATGATGATTAATGAATTTTAAGGCATTTATTAATTAGAAAAAACAACCTAGTCATGAAATTAGAAACAAAATTAGTACATATTTCTACTCCTGATGTACTTACCGGAGCTATTTCTACTCCTATTTACCAAACCTCTTCTTATGTTCAGGAAGAACCGGATGTGAATAAAGGATTTGCTTATACAAGAACGGCTAATCCTACTCGTAAAGTTGTAGAACAAGCCATTGCTGAATTAGAGGGCGGTATTGCCGGATTTGCTTTTTCATCGGGATTGGCAGCAACGGATTGTGTTTTAAAGTTATTAAAACAAGGGGATGAAATTATTGCTGTAAATGATGTTTACGGAGGTACTTATCGAATAGTTACTACAGTTTATAATAAATTTGGTGTAACCTCTAAATTTATTGATACTACTGATCTTCAAAATGTCTTACAAGCAGTTTCAAATAAAACTCGCTTCATCTGGCTGGAAACCCCTACAAATCCAACTTTAAAAATATCCGACATTGAAGAAATCGCTAAAATTTCCAAGCAAGTGGGAGCATTATTAATTGTAGATAATACATTTTTATCTCCTGCTTTACAACAACCGCTACGTTTAGGAGCAGATATTGTTGTACACAGTGGAACTAAATATCTTTCAGGACATGGAGATGTTTTATCCGGATTTATAGTTGTGAAAGATCCTAAAAAAGCCGAAGAATTAAAATATTTACAAAATACCTCAGGTGGTGTTCTCTCTCCTTTTGATAGTTGGTTAACCTTACGCGGAATTCAAACTCTATCTCTGCGTATGGAAAAACATTCACAAAATGCTCAAAAAATTGCTGAATTTTTAACTACACATCCCAAAGTAGATAAAGTATATTATCCGGGATTAAAAAATCATCCCAACCATCATATTGCGGCCAAACAACAAAAAGGGTTTGGCGGAATGGTATCATTTAGTTTAAAAGACGATACTTTAGAAGCGGCAAAAGATTTTTTAACCCGTACCAAAATTTTCCTTTTAGCTGAAAATTTAGGCGATGTTAGGAGTTTGGGTAGCCATCCAGCCACCATGACCCATAAATCAACCCCTCTTGAAGTTCGTAAAGAAACAGGAATACAAGATTCTTTAATTCGTTTATCGGTAGGAATTGAAAATGTGGATGACCTGATTAATGATATCAAACAAGCTTTAGATTAACGGTTAATTTTATAAATTGAATAATTGAATGATAAGAAATAAACTTAAATTAGGAATTTTTGGATTTGGATGTGTGGGAACGGGATTGTATAAAGTGTTAGAAGAAGCCGAAAGTGTAGATGCAAATATTAAAAAAATATGTATTAAACATCCCGATAAACCGAGATCAATCGATAAAAAGTATTTTACTACTGATAAATACGAGTTATTATCGGACCCTGAAATTGAAGTTATTGTTGAATTAATAGATGACGCTGATGCTGCTTTTGATATTGTTTCAGAGGCCATGAAAAACGGAAAAGCTGTAGTTTCGGCAAATAAAAAGATGATTGCCGAACATTTACCTGAACTTCTAAAGTTGGAAAAAGAATACCAAGTTCCCCTACTCTATGAAGCCTCTGTTTGCGCCAGTATTCCCATCATCAGAAATTTAGAAGAATATTATGACAATGATTTGTTAACATCGGTATCGGGAATTTTTAATGGTTCTACCAATTTCATTTTAACCAAAATGATCCATGAAAAACTTTCTTATCCTGTGGTTTTAAAAGAAGCACAAGAAAAAGGCTTCGCAGAATCAGATCCTACCTTAGATGTTGAAGGAATTGATCCTAAATATAAATTGTGTATTATTCTTTTTCATGCTTTTGGACTTATTACTAAACCGGAATCTATATTTAATTTTGGAATATCAAGAATTAGTGATTTTGACTTGGAATTTGCTCGTCAAAGAAATTTAACAATCAAGTTAATAGCAAGATGCAATAAAAATAATAATGAAATTACGGGTTTTTGTGCTCCTACTTTTATAGAAAAAGAAAATACATTAGCTCATGTAAATTATGAATATAATGGAGTGGTTTTAGAAAGTGCTTTTTCTGAAAAGCAACTGATGATCGGTAAAGGTGCCGGAGATAAACCCACCGGATCTGCCGTGCTTTCTGATATTTCAGCTTTAACGTATGATTACAGATATGAAAACAAGAAATATATTCATCTAAATAAACAATTACAATTAGTAGATACTAAAATTTATAAAGTTTATGTGAGATATCACGATCAATTTTCCGGTTTTGATGATTTTGAGTCCATCGAAGAACAATACAGCAGCCTTTCAGGTAATTATTTTATAGGCTTCATCTGTTTACATAAATTAGCGCATTCTTTATGGATTAAAGACCCGAATATAAATGTTATTTTTTTCAGCTGATTGGGTTGATAAGTATGTAAATTCAACTATTTAGTTATATGATTGCCCAATGCTCGGTCATACAATTCTTTATATATAGGAATTATCTTAGAATTATCAAAAAGTAAAGCTTGATCTTTCGCTTGTTTTTTGAAAAGTGAAAGCATTTTTTCATCTTTCAGCAGCCTAATGGCATTCTTTGCCATGGAAGGAACGTCACCAACAGGTGATACAAATCCTGAAAAACCGTCTTTATTAACTTCTGTAATTCCCCCGGCATTACTGGAAATAACAGGTATGCCACAGGCCATTGCTTCTAAGGCTGCCAATCCGAAACTTTCTTGTTCAGAAGGTAATAAAAATAGATCTGCAATGCTTAAAATTGAAGATACATCTACCATTTTTCCCAACGTTTTTATTTTATCCTCCAAATGATACACTTTAGTTAAATGCTCAATAGTTTCTGTCTCCGGTCCTTCTCCAACAATCAAAAGTTTCGATTTAACTTCTTTTTGTACCAGATTGAAAATCGACATTACATCATCAATGCGTTTAATTTTTCTCAAGTTAGATACATGGATGAGTAATTTTTCATCTTCAGAAGCAAAATTCTTTCGGATACACGGGCTTGATATTTTCAAGGAATTATCAATAAAATTCGGAATTACTTCAATGTCTTTTTTAATAGTAAATGCCTCAAAAGTATCTTGTTTTAAACTTTGGGAAACAGAGGTTATATAATCGGATTTATTGATCGAAAATTCGACACCGGATTTATAAATGGGATGACTTCCTACCAAAGTAATATCTGTACCGTGTAAGGTAGTGATTACCGGTAAGTCAACACCCTTCTCTTTTAAAATTTGCTTGGCAAAATAGGCTGCATAAGCATGAGGTATTGCATAATGTACATGCAGCAAATCTAATCCGTAAGTTTCTGCAACATTTACAATGATTGTAGACAATGCTAAGGAAAAGGGTTGATATTCAAATAAAGGGTACTGTTTAATGCAAACTTGATGAAAATATACATTAGGCAAAGTGACATCCAGTTTTGCCGGAATGCTATAGCTTATAAAATGAGCTTCATTACCTAATGCGGCCATCTCCATTCCTAATTGGGTGGCAACTATCCCGCTCCCACCGAACGTAGGATAACAAACAATTCCAATTTTCATCTTATTGCAAAAAATTTAAAAGATCATAATAGTTTTCAGAATTTATGCCATGACCTTCATTGTATTCATGATATTCATAATCTAAATCTAATTCCTCACATATTGATTTGAATTGACGAGACCATTGAATGGGAATAATAGGATCTTCTTTTCCATGAGAAAAGAAAAATTCCAATTGTGAAAAATCATCCCCCATGTTTACGTCTTTCAATAATTCCGGATCCGGATATCCACTTAAACAGGCTATTTTTTTAAACCTTTTTGGATGGTGTAATGCTAATGAAAAAGAAAGGATAGCTCCTTGACTAAAACCTAATAAGGTTATGGAATTAGTATCGAAAGGATATTTAGTTTGGATTTGATCCAAAAATTTCATAATAATTTTTTGCGATTCAATGGCCTGGTAGGAATTAATCATTTTGGCTCCTGAAGTAAAATCTAAATCGTACCAGGCATATCCACCCATGCTAATTTCTCGTATGGCTCGTAAACTAATCACGTAGGCATCATCGGGTAATTCTTCTGCAAAACTGAACAAATCTTGCTCATTACTTCCATATCCATGCAGCAAAAGTATTAATGAAGGCGTCTCGGTAGCTGACTTAGGTTCTCTTAATAAATAATGGACCATATTTAGAAATTTAGTAAAACAAAGATACTCTTTTTTGTATAATACATTTTAGAGGATCAAGCTATCTAACGTTATCTATACGTTTCTTATGAAATTTATGCTTCTTAGTGAGTATCTTGAAAATGATTTTTTTTAGATCAATTGTTAATAAGAACATTAGATTAGATTATATTATATTTTTTCAAATTATTAAAACATAATGCTTTTTAGTAAAATAGATACGGTTTAAAATTATTAGTAGTAACCAATCGATTTTTTATTCAATCACTCTATTTTCTAACATGGGAACAAATTGATAATCTCCAAACTCCATAGTCTCAAATGTATTTTCATCTAATTTAAGAACTGTATACATTTTTTGCTCTTTTTCTCCTATAGGAATAACCATGACCCCTCCAACTGCTAATTGCTCCAATAACTTTTTAGGCATGGTGGGAACCCCCGCTGTCACTATAATTTTATCAAAAGGAGCAAAAGAAGGAAGACCTAAATATCCATCGCCAAAAATTTGATGTTTAGGAGTGAAATTAATTTTTTTAAGAATTCTTTTGGAGAATTCAAATAATTCTTTTTGTCTTTCAATGGTAAAGACTTGTGCTCCTAGGGCTACTAAAACAGAAGTTTGATATCCGGAACCCGTTCCGATTTCTAAAACTTTTTCTCCTTTCTGAACGTGTAATAATTGAGTTTGAAAAGCTACTGTAAATGGATGGGAAATCGTTTGATTAGATAATATTGGAAAAGCTCGGTCTTCATAAGCCAGATCTTCAAATATTGAATCTATAAAAAGATGACGAGGAATTTTATTTAGGGCATTTAATACAATTTCATCATTTATTCCTTTTTGCTTAAGTAAATTAATTAGTTTATTTCTCTTTCCTTTATGTTTTAATGTATCCTGTTTCATTGTCTTGCAAGTTATTTAAAATATCAATGAGAAACAATATTTACCGGGACGCATAAAGGCGAAAATTAAGCGATAAAAAATATTTTTTACATGAAAATTATTGTAATTTAAAAAGTTCCTTATTTTTATCTTATTTGTATTTTTTTTGAATTTTTTAATTTTTTAATCTTTTGGGAAGGATAAAAGTTAAATTAAGTAAAACAATAGCGATAAGGATAAGTACAATGCCCACCCATTGCAGGGAAGTTACTTTTTCGCTAAGCACAAATTTCGCCATCATAACAGAAACCGGAAGTTCCAAGGAAGCAATTATACTTCCTATTCCAATTCCAACCACCGGCATACCTTTGGTAAATAAAAATGGAGGAAGAATAGTACCGAAAACAGCTAATATAATACCCCATTTATAGAATATTGAAAAATGGAAGGGTTCAGTTATCAGCGCATGAGCCCAAATTAATGAAACCATAAGGGTGGCTCCCACTAACAGATAAACAGACCGCAAAGTAGAGGGCATAGATAAGGCTACTTTATTGGATGTAAACATTGAAAAAGTATAGGATAGTGCTGCTAAAATTCCAAAAATTACACCTGTTGCATTCAAATGAACGTGAGATTCATTGATAAGATTGGTTGCTAATAAAGTACCCAAAAGAATGGTTATAATGGCTACAATTTCAACAAGTGTAGGTTTCTTACGATTTACAATAAAATCCACTAATGCACCCATCCATACCGCTTGCATAAGTAAAACTATGCATATGGATACAGGGATTCCGTAATGAACGGCTAAGTAATAAAAGGTGCTGGTAAGACCAAAGGATGTTCCACACAAAACTAAATATACTTTGTCTTTTAAAGTGTATTTTTTTTCTTGACTTACCTGTTTATTTTTACTAAAACCATGAAGTATGATAAGACCTAGCAATCCGAGGACCGCTTGAGAAAAGGTAACCTCCGCTGTAGTATAACCGTCGTTATAAGACAGACGAACAAAAGTTGCCAATACTCCATAAGAAGCTGCTGCAAACGCCACAAAAAATAGCGATTTTAAGTAGTTCACGTTCATTTATTTGTATTTATATAATTTTAAGCAGGTTCAAAGTTAAAAACTTAAATTCAGATACTTGACGAAAAATTCATTCAATTGTTGATTTTTTTTAAATTTAGATTAAACAATTATCAATTAGAAAGATAAAATTTTAAATAAATAATCATATGAATCAGTGGATTATGAGCGTATTATTTTTTGCATTTATAAATAAAAAGCACTACATTTGCAAACTTAAAAATTAAAAGAGCATAAATGCCAACTATTCAACAATTAGTAAGAAAAGGAAGAGCCACACTTACCAAGAAGAGTAAATCGGCTGCTTTAGATTCTTGTCCACAAAGACGTGGAGTATGTACTCGTGTATATACCACTACACCAAAGAAACCGAATTCAGCACTTAGAAAAGTAGCCAGAGTTCGTTTAACTAATGGTAAAGAGGTCAATGCGTACATCCCGGGAGAAGGACATAATCTGCAAGAGCACTCGATAGTATTGGTGAGAGGCGGAAGGGTAAAAGATTTACCTGGTGTTCGTTATCACATTGTCAGAGGTGCTTTAGACACAGCCGGCGTTCAAGGACGTTTACAAAGAAGAAGTAAATACGGAGCTAAACGACCTAAAGAGAAAAAATAAGTAATAACGAAATTATTCAGGTAAAATGAGAAAAACGAAAGCAAAAAAACGTCCGCTTTTACCGGATCCTAAGTTTAACGATCAGTTAGTAACTCGTTTCGTTAATAACTTAATGAAAGACGGTAAAAAAAGCATAGCTTTTAAAATTTTTTACGATGCGTTGGAAATCGTAGAAACTAAAAAAGAAAATCAGGAAAAAACATCTCTGGAAATTTGGAAAGATGCTTTAGAAAACGTAATGCCTCACGTTGAAGTACGCAGCAGAAGAGTTGGGGGAGCTAACTTCCAGATTCCAATGCCTATTCGTCCGGATAGAAAAATTTCTATGGCGATGAAATGGTTAATAAAATATTCAAGAGATAGAAATGAAAAGTCCATGTCTCAAAAGTTAGCTGCTGAAATTATTGCCGCTGCTAAAGAGGAAGGTGCTGCAGTTAAAAAGAAAACCGATACGCATCGTATGGCTGAAGCTAATAAAGCATTCTCACATTTCAAATTCTAAAGAAAATATGTCTAGAGATTTAAAATATACACGTAATATAGGTATTGCTGCTCACATTGATGCAGGAAAGACAACTACAACGGAAAGAATTTTATTTTATACCGGAGTAAACCATAAAATCGGAGAAGTTCATGACGGAGCTTCAACGATGGACTGGATGGTTCAAGAAGCTGAAAGAGGGATCACAATTACTTCTGCAGCTACTACATGTAATTGGAATTTCCCATTAACTGATGACGGTAAAAAACTACCGGATACACAGTCTTACCACTTTAATATTATCGACACTCCGGGACACGTTGACTTTACTGTTGAGGTGAACCGTTCATTAAGGGTATTAGACGGATTAGTTTTCTTATTTAGTGCGGTTGACGGTGTTGAGCCTCAATCTGAAACTAACTGGAGACTTGCGGATAATTACAAAGTTCCTAGAATGGGATTTGTAAACAAAATGGACAGACAAGGTTCTGACTTCCTTAATGTATGTCGTCAAGTTAAAGAAATGTTAGGATCTAATGCGGTTCCTATCGTATTACCTATCGGATCTGAAGAAGATTTCAAAGGGGTAGTTGACTTAGTTAAAAACCGTGCTATTGTATGGCATAATGATAACTTTGGTTCTACTTTTGATATTGTAGATATCCCTGAAGATATGAAAGAGGAGGTAATGGAATATCGCCAAAACCTTATCGAAGCAGTTGCTGAATATGATGAAACTTTAATGGAAAAATTCTTTGAAGATCCGGATTCTATTTCGGAAGAAGAAATTCATGAAGCGCTTCGTAAAGCAACTATAGATATCAGCATTATACCTATGGTTTGCGGATCATCTTTCAAAAATAAAGGGGTTCAGTTTATGTTAGATGCTGTTTGCCGTTATCTTCCTTCTCCACTGGACAAAGAAGCTATTGAAGGTACAGATCCTAAAACTGATGAACCGATCGCAAGAAAACCGGATGCAAAAGAACCGTTTGCAGCTTTAGCGTTTAAAATTGCTACCGATCCTTATGTTGGTCGTTTGGCTTTCTTTAGAGCTTATTCCGGTCATTTAGATGCCGGATCTTATGTATTAAACACTCGATCCGGTGATAAAGAAAGAATTTCCAGAATCTATCAAATGCATGCCAATAAACAAAATCCTATCGAATATATCGAAGCCGGAGATATTGGTGCAGCAGTTGGATTTAAAGATATTAAAACAGGAGATACACTTTGTGATGAAAAATCTCCGATTATTTTGGAAAGCATGGTATTCCCTGATCCGGTTATCGGTATCGCTGTAGAACCTAAAACTAAAGCGGATGTTGATAAATTGGGTATGGCTTTATCAAAATTAGCGGAAGAAGATCCAACTTTCCAAGTAAAAACAGATGAAGCTTCAGGACAAACTGTAATTTCAGGAATGGGTGAGCTTCACCTTGACATCATTGTAGACCGTTTAAGAAGAGAATTTAAAGTTGAAGTAAACCAAGGACAACCTCAGGTTGAGTATAAAGAAGCTTTAATGGGATCTGCTGATCACAGAGAAGTTTACAAAAAACAAACCGGTGGTCGTGGTAAATTTGCTGATATTGTATTCCAAATCGGACCTGCTGATGAAGGAAAAACCGGATTAGAATTCGTAAACGAAATCAAAGGTGGTAACATTCCTAGAGAATTTATCCCATCTGTTGAAAAAGGTTTCAAAGAAGCTATGAAAAATGGTCCTTTAGCAGGATATGAGATTGACGGTATGAAGATCACATTGAAAGACGGATCTTACCATGCGGTTGACTCTGACCAGTTATCTTTCGAATTGGCAGCTAAACTTGGATTCAAAGAAGCAGCTAAAAAAGCAAAACCGGTTATT is a window from the Apibacter sp. B3706 genome containing:
- a CDS encoding SDR family NAD(P)-dependent oxidoreductase — protein: MIKDKNVIITGATEGIGLGIARAFAQQRANLVLIARDPQRLNNIKEEFSSYHVTVFLISADLTEIDKLPSVGKLILEKVKTVDVLINNAGIGRFNPFEETSEDLLDKHINLNMKAPYILTQNLYQSLKKSKGNIINISSYFSHRMLPGRESTAYSMTKGGIDSFTKSLAFEAGKDGIRVNAIAPGSIDTPLLRYNLEQLSEEGKTNFHTMIKSIYPMGSIGTVEDIGAAAVFLASDQARWITGAILSVDGGLTTN
- a CDS encoding MerR family transcriptional regulator, translating into MNETNHLSFDFKFLEQLIVGIGEVSQITGIPTRQIRYWEDKGIIKSLTEQEGKNRRYNYENIKKMILIKELLEEGFTLDAASQKLDSRIQMIENVLKKFSNK
- a CDS encoding trans-sulfuration enzyme family protein — its product is MKLETKLVHISTPDVLTGAISTPIYQTSSYVQEEPDVNKGFAYTRTANPTRKVVEQAIAELEGGIAGFAFSSGLAATDCVLKLLKQGDEIIAVNDVYGGTYRIVTTVYNKFGVTSKFIDTTDLQNVLQAVSNKTRFIWLETPTNPTLKISDIEEIAKISKQVGALLIVDNTFLSPALQQPLRLGADIVVHSGTKYLSGHGDVLSGFIVVKDPKKAEELKYLQNTSGGVLSPFDSWLTLRGIQTLSLRMEKHSQNAQKIAEFLTTHPKVDKVYYPGLKNHPNHHIAAKQQKGFGGMVSFSLKDDTLEAAKDFLTRTKIFLLAENLGDVRSLGSHPATMTHKSTPLEVRKETGIQDSLIRLSVGIENVDDLINDIKQALD
- a CDS encoding homoserine dehydrogenase, translating into MIRNKLKLGIFGFGCVGTGLYKVLEEAESVDANIKKICIKHPDKPRSIDKKYFTTDKYELLSDPEIEVIVELIDDADAAFDIVSEAMKNGKAVVSANKKMIAEHLPELLKLEKEYQVPLLYEASVCASIPIIRNLEEYYDNDLLTSVSGIFNGSTNFILTKMIHEKLSYPVVLKEAQEKGFAESDPTLDVEGIDPKYKLCIILFHAFGLITKPESIFNFGISRISDFDLEFARQRNLTIKLIARCNKNNNEITGFCAPTFIEKENTLAHVNYEYNGVVLESAFSEKQLMIGKGAGDKPTGSAVLSDISALTYDYRYENKKYIHLNKQLQLVDTKIYKVYVRYHDQFSGFDDFESIEEQYSSLSGNYFIGFICLHKLAHSLWIKDPNINVIFFS
- the bshA gene encoding N-acetyl-alpha-D-glucosaminyl L-malate synthase BshA, producing the protein MKIGIVCYPTFGGSGIVATQLGMEMAALGNEAHFISYSIPAKLDVTLPNVYFHQVCIKQYPLFEYQPFSLALSTIIVNVAETYGLDLLHVHYAIPHAYAAYFAKQILKEKGVDLPVITTLHGTDITLVGSHPIYKSGVEFSINKSDYITSVSQSLKQDTFEAFTIKKDIEVIPNFIDNSLKISSPCIRKNFASEDEKLLIHVSNLRKIKRIDDVMSIFNLVQKEVKSKLLIVGEGPETETIEHLTKVYHLEDKIKTLGKMVDVSSILSIADLFLLPSEQESFGLAALEAMACGIPVISSNAGGITEVNKDGFSGFVSPVGDVPSMAKNAIRLLKDEKMLSLFKKQAKDQALLFDNSKIIPIYKELYDRALGNHITK
- a CDS encoding alpha/beta hydrolase, with the protein product MVHYLLREPKSATETPSLILLLHGYGSNEQDLFSFAEELPDDAYVISLRAIREISMGGYAWYDLDFTSGAKMINSYQAIESQKIIMKFLDQIQTKYPFDTNSITLLGFSQGAILSFSLALHHPKRFKKIACLSGYPDPELLKDVNMGDDFSQLEFFFSHGKEDPIIPIQWSRQFKSICEELDLDYEYHEYNEGHGINSENYYDLLNFLQ
- a CDS encoding protein-L-isoaspartate(D-aspartate) O-methyltransferase; its protein translation is MKQDTLKHKGKRNKLINLLKQKGINDEIVLNALNKIPRHLFIDSIFEDLAYEDRAFPILSNQTISHPFTVAFQTQLLHVQKGEKVLEIGTGSGYQTSVLVALGAQVFTIERQKELFEFSKRILKKINFTPKHQIFGDGYLGLPSFAPFDKIIVTAGVPTMPKKLLEQLAVGGVMVIPIGEKEQKMYTVLKLDENTFETMEFGDYQFVPMLENRVIE
- a CDS encoding EamA family transporter, whose product is MNVNYLKSLFFVAFAAASYGVLATFVRLSYNDGYTTAEVTFSQAVLGLLGLIILHGFSKNKQVSQEKKYTLKDKVYLVLCGTSFGLTSTFYYLAVHYGIPVSICIVLLMQAVWMGALVDFIVNRKKPTLVEIVAIITILLGTLLATNLINESHVHLNATGVIFGILAALSYTFSMFTSNKVALSMPSTLRSVYLLVGATLMVSLIWAHALITEPFHFSIFYKWGIILAVFGTILPPFLFTKGMPVVGIGIGSIIASLELPVSVMMAKFVLSEKVTSLQWVGIVLILIAIVLLNLTFILPKRLKN
- the rpsL gene encoding 30S ribosomal protein S12, with the translated sequence MPTIQQLVRKGRATLTKKSKSAALDSCPQRRGVCTRVYTTTPKKPNSALRKVARVRLTNGKEVNAYIPGEGHNLQEHSIVLVRGGRVKDLPGVRYHIVRGALDTAGVQGRLQRRSKYGAKRPKEKK
- the rpsG gene encoding 30S ribosomal protein S7, which produces MRKTKAKKRPLLPDPKFNDQLVTRFVNNLMKDGKKSIAFKIFYDALEIVETKKENQEKTSLEIWKDALENVMPHVEVRSRRVGGANFQIPMPIRPDRKISMAMKWLIKYSRDRNEKSMSQKLAAEIIAAAKEEGAAVKKKTDTHRMAEANKAFSHFKF
- the fusA gene encoding elongation factor G, translating into MSRDLKYTRNIGIAAHIDAGKTTTTERILFYTGVNHKIGEVHDGASTMDWMVQEAERGITITSAATTCNWNFPLTDDGKKLPDTQSYHFNIIDTPGHVDFTVEVNRSLRVLDGLVFLFSAVDGVEPQSETNWRLADNYKVPRMGFVNKMDRQGSDFLNVCRQVKEMLGSNAVPIVLPIGSEEDFKGVVDLVKNRAIVWHNDNFGSTFDIVDIPEDMKEEVMEYRQNLIEAVAEYDETLMEKFFEDPDSISEEEIHEALRKATIDISIIPMVCGSSFKNKGVQFMLDAVCRYLPSPLDKEAIEGTDPKTDEPIARKPDAKEPFAALAFKIATDPYVGRLAFFRAYSGHLDAGSYVLNTRSGDKERISRIYQMHANKQNPIEYIEAGDIGAAVGFKDIKTGDTLCDEKSPIILESMVFPDPVIGIAVEPKTKADVDKLGMALSKLAEEDPTFQVKTDEASGQTVISGMGELHLDIIVDRLRREFKVEVNQGQPQVEYKEALMGSADHREVYKKQTGGRGKFADIVFQIGPADEGKTGLEFVNEIKGGNIPREFIPSVEKGFKEAMKNGPLAGYEIDGMKITLKDGSYHAVDSDQLSFELAAKLGFKEAAKKAKPVIMEPIMKLEVLTPEEYMGDIVGDLNRRRATVSGMDDRNNAKVIKAFVPLSEMFGYVTSLRTLSSGRATSTMEFDHYEAAPQNIADEVIAKAKGTNV